In the genome of Phycisphaerales bacterium, the window GTGGCTGTTCGACGAAAGGCTCGTCTCAGGCTGATTCGCAACCCTGCGCTTTGCACCCTATCATCAACGCCCTGCGTTGCGCAAGCGCCCGCAGGGATTGAAAGGGAACCGGCGACATGGCAGATAAACGACTGCAGGACATCCGCACGAGCGACGACGCTGAATCGACCGTCAACGTCGAACTCATCGAGTGGCTCAAGACCAGCGGTGTCAATTACCTGCTGTTCATTCTCGTGATCGTGATCGTCTTCCGCGGCTGGTTGTGGTGGGGCGAGCGCCGCGAGCGCATCAGCGACGAAGCCTGGGCCGACTTGGCCGGGACCGACACTGCGGCGTCGCTCGAAGCGCTGGCGGATCGCGCTGCCGGGATCGACTCGGTGCCCGAACTGGCGCTGCTTCGCGCGGCAGACCTGTACCAACTCGACATCCTGCGCGACCAGACGCTCGATCTCGTCCCCGACGAGCCGGCGATGGACGATCCGAACAATTCGGACGCAGGATCGACTGACGATGAAGCGAAGGTTACGCCGCGCATGACCGAGCAGGAGCGGACTCAGACGCTCGATCGCATGCAGCGCATCTACCAGCGCGTCTATGACTCGACTGCCGAACGGGGAAGCGGCGCCAACTGGAAGGAACTGCTGCACATCCGGGCGATGTTCGGTCTGGCCGCCGTCGCCGAGATGCGCGGGGAGGCGGATGAGGCGCAGGAGTGGTACGCGAAGATCGACGCTGCAGCCAGCCCTCGCTACGCGGAGCTGGGCAAAGTCGCGCTCGCATGGCGCGACCATCCTGAGGGTCTCACTCGCATCGAATTTCCGGAGGAGTCGGTGGTGAACGAGGCGCTGCGTGAGCCGCCCGCAGCCGCCGCGCCGGCCGGAGACGAATCGACGGACAAACCGACCGAGGCCGCGCCGGATGATGCGACAAAGACCGAGCCGGCGGGAGACTCGACGGGCCAGCCCGCCGAACCGCCTGCAGACGAACCGGCCAAGCCGGACGAACCGGCGCCCGGCGACGGCGGCTGAAGCGCGTGCCGCTCGATCCGCGCCACATTCGCCCGCAAGAGCGCGCGCCTGCCGGATCACGTGGTGCGACACCGAATCCAGCGGCGCCACCGGTCGATGATCCTGCGCCGGACCTCTCGCTGCTTACCGGCGGGGGCAAGGTCGATCCCGACCTGGTTCGCGCCGCGTCGGCGGGCGGCGACGAAGACAACACCGACGCCGCGCTCACCGTCACCTTTCGCCTGACGCGCGACCTGCGCAAGCGGCTGGACAAGTACCTCCAGGACCGCATTCCGTTCATGAGTCGAACGCAACTGCAGCGCCTCATCTCCGAGCGGGCGGTTACGGTGAACGACCGCCAGCCGAAGGCTTCGACGACGCTGCGCATCGGCGATGTGGTGACGGTCGTCGTGCCGCCGCCGCCCACCAAGGACATTCCAGCCGAGGACATCCCGCTGCAGGTGCTCTACGAGGATGATGACCTCATTGTCGTCAACAAGCAGCCCGAACTCATCGTTCACCCCGCGCGGGGCAACAAGCGCGGCACGCTCATCAACGCCCTCGTCTGGCATTTCACGCACCGGACCGCCGGGGCGCTCTCGAGCGTCGGCGCCGATGATGCGCGGCCGGGCGTGGTGCATCGGCTCGATCGCAGCACGACGGGCGCCATCGTCGTCGCCAAGACCGACATCGCCCACTGGCGGCTGGCGCGGCAGTTCGAGAATCGCACCACCGACAAGCGTTACCTGGCCGTGGTGCACGGCCGCGTCGAGCCGGTGGCTGACATCATCGATCAGCCGATCGGCAAGCACCCGATCCACCGCGAACTTATGGCCGTGCGCTACGACGACGCGGCCAAGCCGTCGCAGACGCTCTATCGCGTGCGCGAGCAGTTTGACGAGTTTGCGCTGGTCGAACTCGAACTGCACACCGGCCGCACGCACCAGATCCGCGTGCATCTCGCGCACCTCGGCTGGCCGATCGTGGGCGACGAGCCATATGGCGGCCAGGGGGCGAGCGAACAGCAGATCGCGCGTGGCGGCGGAAGCGCCGAGCCGGTAATCACCCGCCAGGCGCTGCACGCGACGAGTCTGGCGGTCCGTCACCCAATGACGGGTCAGCCGATGGAGTTCATCGCACCGCTCTGGCCGGACATGCGCTGGCTCATCGATCTGCTTCGCCGGCATCGGCGCACGACTGGCCCGATTGCGCCGGCCGGATCGCGCGTCGATGTCGAAGCGCTTCTGAATCAGCCGACCTCGCCTGCAGGCTGAAGCGGCCTGCGACTCCGCCGCATGCTGCACCAGTCGCGCCGCGGATACACTCAGGCGATGTCATCGATGAGTTGGTTCGCCATCCTGCTGTTCTCGGCGGATTGGATCGTCCGCATCGGCCTGGCCGTGCGCGTCATCCTGGGCCGCTCGACGGTGCCCGTTACGCTGGCCTGGCTGCTCATTCTGCTGTTCTTTCCGTTCGGCGGAATTGTGCTGTACCTGCTCATCGGCGAGAACCGCCTGGGCCAGTGGCGGGTCGAGCGCTACAACCGGCTGTCATCCGAGATTGACGCCGAGACGGTTTCGATGTGGCGGCACCACCACCTCGACTGGGACAAGGAGCAGGATGCTTATCGCCAGGCGGCGCGCATGGGCACAGCCGTGTCCGGCTTTCCACCCGTGGGCGGCAACGCGCTCGAACTCATCTCCGAGTCTGACCGGATGATCGATCGTCTCATCGGCGATATCGACAGCGCCAAGCACCACTGCCACCTGCTTTACTACATCTGGATGGAGAGCGGTTGCGGCGTGCGCGTCGTCAGCGCCATGGTGCGTGCGGCACAGCGCGGCGTGCAGTGCCGTGTCATTGTGGACTCGGTCGGCAGCCGGCCGTTCCTGCGCAGCCCGCTCGCCGCGCAGTTGCGCGACGCCGGCGTGCAGGTGATCGAAGCGCTGCCGGCGAACCCGATTCGCATGCTCTTTGCCCGCATCGATCTGCGCAATCACCGCAAGATCGCCGTCATCGACGGACGCGTCGGCTACGCCGGCAGTCAGAACATCACGGATGACACGTTCAAGTTCAATCCGCGCTACGGCATCGGGCCTTGGGTGGACGCGACGCTCCGGCTCGAGGGGCCGGCCGTGCACGCGCTTCAGACGATCTTCCTGCGCGACTGGATCCTGGACAGTTACGACGAGTTTGCTTCGTTTGAAGAATTCTTTCCGGAGTTTCCGCCGGCCGAAGGCGGCTCGATCGTTCATGTCATCCCCTCGGGCCCGGGCACTCAGCTCGATGCCGTCCACCAGTCGTTTCTTTCAACGATCTACGCGGCTCGCGAGGAACTGGTCATCACCACGCCCTACTTCGTTCCCGACGAGGCGACGAAAGCCGCGATCTGCATGGCGGCGCTGCGCGGCGTCGACGTCACGCTCGTGGTGCCCAAGGAGCCTGATGCGCCCCTCGTCGCCGCGGCGGCCCGCTCGCATTACCTTGATCTCCTTGAGGCGGGCGTCAATCTCTACGAGTTCCACGCGGGCCTGCTGCATTCCAAGACGATGACCACCGACCGGAAACTCGCCATCATGAGTTCGGCCAACGTGGACATGCGCTCGTTCTGGCTCAACTTCGAAGTGACGCTGTTCATCTACGACGACGACTTCTCCAGCCTGGTGCGCTTCATGCAGAAGGACTACCTCAACCAGGCGCGCAAAGTGAAGCGCGAAGACTGGAGCAACCGCAATATCTTTCAGCGCTTCGGCGACAACTGCGCCCAACTCGTCGGGCCGCTGCTCTGACCTGACCAGCAGCAGTCAGGATGCGGCCGAGGGCTCGCGCAGCGCCGCCTGCCACCAGACGTCGCCGGGCGCGCAGCGGATGATCTTTCCAAGCCCATCGTCGCCGGCGACCGCGATGAGCCGCTCGAGCGGTTCGTCGTGGTGCTCGTCGCTCAGTTTGAATGTTGAGTGATGCACCGGCAACAGCAGGCGCCCGCCGCACGAGTTGAACATCGACCACACCTGCTCGGGCGTGGCGTGCGCTTCCTCCCACGGGTCGTAGGCGCCGATGCCGAAGATGGCGAGATCCACGTCGTTGAGGTGACTGAAAGCGGGGGTGAGCGCCGTGTCGCCGGCGTAGAGCACACGGCGCGGATCCGATTCGATGAGGTAACTGTTGTAGCCGCGATGCTGGTCCCAAGCCGATCGGGCGCCCCAGTGGCGTGGTCGGATGGCGGTGAAGCGCAGGCCCTGCACGGTGATGGCACGATCCCAGCCGAGTTCGATCACGCGGCGAAATCCCTTGGGGATGAGCCGCTTGGTGTGCCGGGCCGTGATGACAGTGGTCTGCGGACTGACCAGACGCGCCAGCGTGTTCTTGTCGAGGTGATCAAAGTGCGCATGCGAAATGGCGATGATGTCGATCGGCGGCAGGTGCTCGGGTTCGGCGGGCAGTTCGCACAGGCGGGAGATGCCGACTTTCATCTTACCTACGCACGGGCCGATTCGATGCGAGAGGACCGGGTCGGTCAGAATGGTCTTGCCGTTGAGGCGCAGCAGAACCGTTGCATGACCGAGCCACGCCGCAGCGATGGGCTGCTCCTCAAACTCCGTCGGCACCGTCCACGACGCCACTGCATCCACCTGCCGGTATCGCGGGCGGACCGACTGCCAGAGTTCGCGCGGATAGCGCCGCATGCCTGATCGCATGACCTTGACGGCGTTGCGACTCCGGCCCGGCTGCGGCGCTTGACGATCTTGCGGTCGATTCATCTCACCCTTCCCAACGATGCTGGCGTGCGATCACGCAATTCTATTTACGATCCGGTTCGTCAACCGGTTCATGCCTCAGCCGATCGAGCAGATTGGCGTATCCGCCGGCGATTGCTTCACCGAGAATCGGCGAAAAAGCGGAGCGCAATTCCGCAATCCGCTCATGGCACGCCTTGACGTGGTTCTTGCGGCTGACCTGCGCTTCGAATTCGATGAACGTGCCGAGTTCCTCCACGCGGTCGAGATGGATGCGCACATGGCCCAGCAGCCACAACTCTCGTGTTTTTCGGACCACGAGCCACTCGCGCAGGGGCAGCACGCCCCAGCGGGCTTTGGCCTGCTCATCCGAGTAGAGCATGAAGTGGCTCATCTTGGACGTCGGCCGGTCGTTGCGATGGTAGAAGATCCACTCGACCGGCTCGCCCGGCACCACCCGCTTCTTAAGCCGGCCGTCGGGAATCCTGAAGTACGTGTCGGTCTGGGCGAGCACGCGGACAAAGCCGGCGCCCAGCGCGCGGCACTGCGATCGCGCCACCTCGAGATCGCGCAATTCGGCTTTGAACTCGACGTTCTGCATGGAGACGGCAATTCTAGCGGCCCGGCATCGCCTTCAGACAGGACGCAAGCCCGCCTGCGGCCACAACGTCGAGCATGACCCCGGTTGGTGCGATTTTCAGCCGCTGGTCCGGGGCGGCAAGCGTCAAGGCGGTCAGGTCGATTTCCACGCTCATGCCAGTTTCGAGCCGGCGCTCGCCGGGGCCGGTGGCGAACCGGAGGCAGTGCAGCCAGCCGCCGTTGACCGCCGAGCGGAGAAATCCCGGGGCGTAACTGTCGGCCACGACGCAGCGCACGCCGGCTTCGTGCAGGGCGATGGCCGAGTGCTCCCGCGCGCTGCCACGGCCGAAGTCCCGGCCGGCGGTGAGAATGCTGTAGGCGGACTGGAACTCTCCGACGGGAACAAACGTACCAAAGGAGTCGGCGAAGCGCGCCAGCGCGTAGGCCCCCAGCCATCGCCGCTCAGCGGGATCAGACAGATCGAACGAGAGGTATTCCGGGGCGAGGATGTCGTCGGCCCCCACGCCGTCACCCACGCAGTAAATGCGGCCGCGTAGAGGCGTCAATGAGGCGGTTGGCGGCGGGTCGGCTGGCACGGGTCGTTCCGATAATGTGGAAGTCGTTTGACGTTCTTTGAGGCCGGTCGCAAAATTGATTCGAAATCAAGCCGGGGCAGGCTATATTCATAGGAGCAGTTCGCCCGCCGGACCCGCGACGCCGCCAGGCGCCGCCGCAGGCGACTGAACCCGATGGACTCGCGTCGAGCGGATTTGTGGATGAACGCCAGGCGAGGTGGTCGGGGCCGCATCGAAACAAGAGTTCCCGCCAGCGGGATGCGGTCGGCAAGCCCAGAAGATGTCAAGGAGCCTCGCGATGGAGATGATGCGTCGCCCGGAAGTTGCGTCCCCAGCCTCGCCGCGCCGTCGGCGCGCCGTGTCGCCGCGCCTGGTCGGCGCCGCCTGTCTTGCCGCCGTGGCGACCGTCACCTGGCTCGCCGGCGCTTCGTACTCGCAGTCGAGCGGGCGAAGCGCGCCGCCTCTGTTCGAGGGATACCGGCCCGAAGGCTACCCCGCGATCTCCACGCCCAGCCGCACCATTACTCTGGCCTTCACCCAGTCGGGGACTGTCGAGCGCATTCCCGTCGTCGAGAGCCAGGTCGTAGCGCCCGGCGATGTGATCGCACAACTTGATGACGAGGTGCAGCGACTGCAGGTGCAGGCCCAGCGCCTGACTGCGGAAGACAATTCCGCCGTGGCCGCCGCCGAACGCCAAGCGGAACTGGCGCTGTACGACCTCGAAAACGTGAAGGAACTGACGGCACTGGACTCGGCCGCTCCCCGCGAACTCAAGCGAGCCGAGGCTGAGTACGCGCTGCGGCAGATCGACGTCCAGGCCGCCAAGCGCAACCACGCCCAGGCGGGGATCATCCTCGAGCGCGAGACGGCCGCGCTCAACGACATGACGCTGCGCAGCCCGATACACGGGATCGTGGCGCGTGTGGCCGCGCAGGAAGGCGAGACGCTTGAGGGCCTTGAGCCTGTGGCCCACGTCGTGTCGATCGATCCGCTGTGGATGGATGTCTCCGTGCCGGTGCGGCTTGGTCTGCTCGTCGAGCCGGGCAGCATCGCGGACATTCACTGGCGCGACGTGCCCGGCGACATGCGCTTCGAGGGGCGCGTGCTGTGGGTCTCGACGGTGGCCGACGCCGCATCGAGTTCGATCGTCGCGCGGGTCGAAATCGACAATCCCAATCGTCTGCCGGCCGGTCTGCACGCCCTGGTGCAGTTTCCAGAGGCTCAGGACGCCCTGCTTCGATTGAATCCGTAACGCTCACCTACCATTGACCTGCGAACCACCAACGAAAGGACACGAAGTGGCAGAACAGAAACCGCAATTGACCGAGACGCAGACCGGCCCCGAAGGACAGCGCCGCGAAGTGACGCTGCGCATCGACGAGTCGGACATGAGTTCGGCGTATTCCAACACGTTCCGCACCGACGGCTCAGCCGAGGAAGTGATCCTCGACTTCGGCCTCAATCGCATGGTGCCGGGCCGGCAGAATGAGATGGTCTTCAAGGTGCGCAACCAGGTCATTCTCAACTGGCGCAACACCAAGCGCCTCGCGCTCACGCTGGCCAACATCGTGCGCCAGCACGAGGAGCGCTTCGGCGAAATCGACATCAAGCAGGGTCAGGCGCAGCCGCAGTCGGGCCAGCAGGGCTGAATCGCGCCGAGCACCTCGGCGCCTGAAGCAGAGGTCTTCACATGGACGAACAGGTCGTCTCCATTTCCGCATCGACCTCCGCCGAGGTGGAGGGTTCGGGGCCGCTGCGCCCCGGCCATGGCGTTGATGCGTTTTTGAGCGACCTGATCAAGCGCCAATGCGGGCTTGTCCAGGCGGTCGCCGGCGTCGTTCTGCTTCGACCGACGCGCGAGCAACCTTCCGGCGCGACGATTCGGCACGAGGTGGACGGGCGCTTCAACATCACGCCGCGCCACTACCGACGCCTGACCGAGCTGGCCACGCGCGCCGCGCAGCAGAGCAGGCCGCTCATCGACCACATCGCCGCGGATACCGGCCTGCTCTCGGCCGCGCCCGAGTACCGCGTGCTGGCGGCGCCGCTCATGCTCGCGGGCCGGCCGCACGGCGCCTCGGTCTGCATTGTGCCGGATCGATCCGAGCGCGAACTTGAGGAGAGCCTCAAGCGGCTCGAACTGAGCACCATCGCCTTCGAGGCGTTTCTCTGGCGCCAGCAGGCGTTCATCGAGGCGGAGTCGAAGATCCAGTTGCGTGAAGCGCTCGACCTGCTCGACAAGTCCAACCAGGGGCACGACACGAGCGAAATGGCGGCGATGTTCTGCAACGAACTGCAGCGCCGCTTCGGCTGCACGCGCGTCTCCATAGGGCTCATTCACGGCCATGCCGTGCGCGTCGTCGCCATCGGCGGGAGCGAACACCTCGACAAGCGCAGCGAACTGGCCGAGGCGCTCGAAGCCGTGATGGAAGAGTGCGCCGACCAGGACACCGAAATCCGCTATCCGCAGCCTCCCGACGCCGACGCGTCGGAGCGGCGCGTGGTCCGCGCGCACGCCTCGCTGAGCGAACGCTACGGCCCGTGCTCGATTGCCAGTTTCCCGCTGCGGATTGAAGATGGCCTGATCGGCGTGGTCGTGATGGAGCGCGATCCGAGCGATCCGTTCAATGATTCGACGCTGCGCCTGCTGCGCCTGATTGCCGAGTACATCGGGCCCACCGTTTGGACGCGGCGCATGGCCGACCGCGGCGTGCTCGCCGTGAGCCGTGACCGCGCCATCGATCTTTCCGAGACGCTCGTCGGGCCGCAGAAGACCGGGCCGAAGGTGTTTGCGCTGGTGGCGCTGCTCGTGCTGGCGATATCGTTGCTCGTCCCGGTGCGCGACCGGGCGGTGGGCACCGGCCGCGTCGAGGCCGACCTGCGCCGCGAGATCGCCGTGCCCTACGCCGGGCGGCTCGAGGAGGTTTTTGTAACTCCCGGCGATCGCGTCGAGGCCGGCGTGACGCCGCTGTTCCGGCTCGACACGCGCGAGGCGAAACTGCAGCTGCAATCGACCATCGGCGAGGTGCAGCGTCTGCGCACGCAGGCGGATGATGCGCGCTACCGCGGCAAGATGGCCGAGGCGGCTCAGTTTGATGCGCGAATCCTCGCCGCCCAGGCCGACATCGATCTCTACCGATACCAGATCGACAGCGCCACCGTCGTCGCGCCCATCAGCGGCATCGTCACCGTCGGCGACCTGACGGACCGGCTCGGGCAGATCGTGCAGCCGGAGCGGCCGATCATGGAAGTCGCCCAACTCGATTCAATCACCGCCGTGGCGATGATTCCCGAGAGCGGCATTGCGCGGGTGGCCGTCGGTCAGCGCGGCGCGCTGGCGATTACGGCCCGGCCCGGCGACAAAGTGGGATTCGAGGTGGTGCGGATCACGCCTGCCGCCGAGATGTTCGAGCAGAAGAACGTCTACCGCGTCGAAGTCGAACTCATCGACCACCCCGAGTGGCTCCGGCCCGGCATGGAAGGCCAGGCGAAGATCTGGGGCCAGCGAACCAACCTCTTCACGATCTACACCCGGCCGCTGTTTGATGCGCTGCGTCTGCGCTGGTGGTGGTGAACCGGCCGCCGCAACGGAGGCCCGGCCGATCGTGATGAACTGCATACGTTGAGCGACCATGGCTGAGATCAGCAGGACATTCAGCGAACTCTGGTACCGCGTGGCGGACTTTCGTCCTCGCCTCAGCGCCCATCTTGTGGTGCGCCGGCACACGTACCGCAGCCAGACCTGGTTCGTGCTGGGCGATCCCACGAGCACCAAGTTCTACCGCTTCAACGCCGCCGCCTACCGGTTCCTCGGCCTGCTCGACGGCCAGCGGACCGTGCAGGAAGCGTGGGACGTCTGCAACGCGCAGCTCGGCGATGACGCGCCGACGCAGCGCGACTGCCTCGACCTGCTCGCCCAACTCCAGATGTACGGCCTGCTCCGCAACGACCTGCCCGTGGATGTGCAGCGCCTGCGCGAACGCATCGTGCAGATTCGCGAGCAGCGCTACCAGGAACTCACGGGCAAGTACCTCTTCTGGACGGTGCCGCTGTTCAACCCTGAGAGATTCCTCGCGAAGTTCGCCAACGTCGCGCGCGTGGTGTTCGGCAGATGGGGCTTTGCGGCGCTTGGCATCCTGCTGCTGCTGGCGATCCGCGCCGTCGTGCCGCGCTGGGAGGAGCTGACGGGTTCGCTTAACAGCGTCATCGCCATCGACAACCTCTTCTGGCTCTCGTTCACGTTCCTCGTGCTCAAGGCGATCCACGAACTGGGCCACGGCTTTGCCTGCAAGGCCTATGGCGGGCGGGTGACGGAAATCGGCATCATGTTCATGATCGTGCTGCCGATTCCTTACTGCGACGCAACGACCAGTTGGGCGTTCGCCAACAAGTGGCACCGCATCCTGGTGAGCAGCGCCGGCGTCATGTCCGAACTCGCCGTCGCGTCGATTGCGGCGATGATCTGGGCCGCGACTGATGCCGGCTTCGTCCACACGCTGGCGTACAACGTCATGTTTGTCGCGTCCGTCGCCACGGTGGTGTTCAACATCAATCCACTGCTGCGCTACGACGGCTATTACATCCTGGCGGATCTGACCGAGATACCCAACCTCGCCACGCGCTCGCAAGAACTGCTCAAGTGGATGACGCGGCGCTATCTCTTCGGCGTCAAGGGCGAACCGTGCCCGCCGCTGCACGACCGCACCGAGGGCGCGATCATGGTCACGCACGCCGCTCTCGCGTTTCCCTACCGGCTGGTGGTGATGGTCTCTATCGTGGCATTCGTGGCCCAGAAGTACTTTGTCTTCGGCCTGCTGCTGGCGCTGTTCGGCACGATCATGTGGCTGGCCGCGCCGATCGTCAAGGGACTCAGTTACGTCCTTTCCGAGCCGACACTGCAGGTGGTGCGCGTCCGGGCGGTGGCGGTGTCGTTCGGACTGGTGTTGGCGGCCGTCGCGTTCGTGGGGCTGGCGCCGATGCCGGCGCGCGTGGCGGCCCTGGGCGTCGTCGAGCCGCTGGATCGCAAGACCTACCGGGTCCCGCACGAGGGGTTCCTCGATCAATTCTTCGCCGTAAACGGGCAGCGCATCGCCGCGGCCGAACCGCTGTTTGCCATGTCCAATCCCGAGATGGAGCAGCAGCACAAGCGAGCCGTGGCCGGCGTGGAACTCGAGCGGCTGCGCCGCGACGCCGGCTACGCCAGCAGCGCCGCCGAGGGGCAGGTCGGCGAGTCGCTCTACCACGACGCAGTCGATCGACTCGACGCCATCGAAGAAGCAATGAGCGAGATGTACGTCGAGGCGCCCTTTGACGGCTACGTCATCGCGCCGGACCTCGATACGCGCGTCGGCTCCTACTTCAAGGCCGGAGACACGCTGCTGCTGCTCGCCACGCTGGACGACATGGTCATTCGCGCCTACGTGGACGATCGTGACTTTGCCTGGCTCTTTCCCGACGGACTCACGGAGGGCGCGACGGCGTCCGTGCGGGTCAAGGGGCGCCTCTATGACTCGCCCGACCAAGTCGTCGAGTTTGACATCGACGTGCAGCGCTCGGGGTACACCGGCGAGCGCAGCCTGCCGTTCCAGTCGCTCGGGCTGAACGTGAGCGGCGGCGGCATCGCGGTGGATCCGACGGACAACCAGGGCCAGCGCACGCTCAGCCCTCAATGGCTGGTGACGCTCCGCCCGCGCACGCCGCTGGTCGAGCGCGGCTCGGGTGAGGTCGAGCCAGGCAACGCCATGGCGGCCCTGCCGGGCACCCGGGCGCGCATCCGCTTCAGCCGGCCCGCCGAACCGCTCCTGACCCAGTGGGTGCGCCGTCTGCGCCAGGCGCTCACGCGGAGGTTTGAGATCTGATGGCCGTGCGCGCCAAGGCTCATTCCGACGGCGGCGATGGCCCCGGTGGCGCCACATCCGCCGCGGCCGTTGCCCTCGAGCCGGCCAGCACGCAGCGCCTCTGGCGGCCGTTCTCGTATCGCCCCAGGCGGCCGCGCGAACTCAAGGAACTCGATCGCTACAACGAGTCGATGCTCGGGGCCGTGCAGCGCCTGTACTGGGCGCACCGCCGGCTCCGTGCCTCGGCCGAGCGCGTCGTGCGCCTCAGCGACGCCATGATGCGACTGTCCGAAGCGGTGTTCGATGACGAGATCGAACAGGCGCGCGAGATGGCGCGGCGGGGCCGGCGCGATCACGAATCGCGCACCCATGCGTTTGCGGTCGTGCGCGAAGCCGTCCGCCGAACCACCGGCCTGCGCCTCTTCGCCGAGCAGGTCATGGGCGCGTGGGTGATGGAGGATGGCTGCCTGGCGGAAATGGCTACTGGCGAAGGCAAGACGATCACCGCTTGCCTCACCGCGGCCGTACAGGGCTGGATGGGCTACGGCGCCCACGTCGTCACGGTCAACGACTACCTCGCCCGTCGTGATGCCGAACTCAACGGTCCGGTGTATCGGCGCCTGGGCCTGAGCGTGGGCATCGTGCAGGACTCAAGCCAGCCGCCCGAGCGGCTCGAGGCCTACTCGCGCGACATCACGTACATCACCGACCAGCAACTCATCTTCGATTACCTGCGCGACAAACTGCACGCGCCGCTCCAGCCGCGCGTCTCGTCGCTGCTGCTCGATGAAGTGACGGATACGGCAATGGCGGGGCGGCGCGAGCTGTGGACCAGCCGCATTGTGCAGCGCGGGCTGTACGCCGCAACGATCGACGAAGCCGACAGCGTCCTCATCGACCAGGCAACGACGCCGGCGATCATCGGTTCGGAGGGTGGCGAAGACAAGGCGGCGCAGTATTACTTTACCGCCGCCGAACTTGCGGCGTCGCTGCGCGGCGGCGAGCACTACGTCGTCGATGTGCCCCAGCACCGCGTGGACCTGACCGAGGAGGGA includes:
- a CDS encoding RluA family pseudouridine synthase, yielding MPLDPRHIRPQERAPAGSRGATPNPAAPPVDDPAPDLSLLTGGGKVDPDLVRAASAGGDEDNTDAALTVTFRLTRDLRKRLDKYLQDRIPFMSRTQLQRLISERAVTVNDRQPKASTTLRIGDVVTVVVPPPPTKDIPAEDIPLQVLYEDDDLIVVNKQPELIVHPARGNKRGTLINALVWHFTHRTAGALSSVGADDARPGVVHRLDRSTTGAIVVAKTDIAHWRLARQFENRTTDKRYLAVVHGRVEPVADIIDQPIGKHPIHRELMAVRYDDAAKPSQTLYRVREQFDEFALVELELHTGRTHQIRVHLAHLGWPIVGDEPYGGQGASEQQIARGGGSAEPVITRQALHATSLAVRHPMTGQPMEFIAPLWPDMRWLIDLLRRHRRTTGPIAPAGSRVDVEALLNQPTSPAG
- the cls gene encoding cardiolipin synthase, producing the protein MSWFAILLFSADWIVRIGLAVRVILGRSTVPVTLAWLLILLFFPFGGIVLYLLIGENRLGQWRVERYNRLSSEIDAETVSMWRHHHLDWDKEQDAYRQAARMGTAVSGFPPVGGNALELISESDRMIDRLIGDIDSAKHHCHLLYYIWMESGCGVRVVSAMVRAAQRGVQCRVIVDSVGSRPFLRSPLAAQLRDAGVQVIEALPANPIRMLFARIDLRNHRKIAVIDGRVGYAGSQNITDDTFKFNPRYGIGPWVDATLRLEGPAVHALQTIFLRDWILDSYDEFASFEEFFPEFPPAEGGSIVHVIPSGPGTQLDAVHQSFLSTIYAAREELVITTPYFVPDEATKAAICMAALRGVDVTLVVPKEPDAPLVAAAARSHYLDLLEAGVNLYEFHAGLLHSKTMTTDRKLAIMSSANVDMRSFWLNFEVTLFIYDDDFSSLVRFMQKDYLNQARKVKREDWSNRNIFQRFGDNCAQLVGPLL
- a CDS encoding DUF3467 domain-containing protein: MAEQKPQLTETQTGPEGQRREVTLRIDESDMSSAYSNTFRTDGSAEEVILDFGLNRMVPGRQNEMVFKVRNQVILNWRNTKRLALTLANIVRQHEERFGEIDIKQGQAQPQSGQQG
- a CDS encoding efflux RND transporter periplasmic adaptor subunit gives rise to the protein MEMMRRPEVASPASPRRRRAVSPRLVGAACLAAVATVTWLAGASYSQSSGRSAPPLFEGYRPEGYPAISTPSRTITLAFTQSGTVERIPVVESQVVAPGDVIAQLDDEVQRLQVQAQRLTAEDNSAVAAAERQAELALYDLENVKELTALDSAAPRELKRAEAEYALRQIDVQAAKRNHAQAGIILERETAALNDMTLRSPIHGIVARVAAQEGETLEGLEPVAHVVSIDPLWMDVSVPVRLGLLVEPGSIADIHWRDVPGDMRFEGRVLWVSTVADAASSSIVARVEIDNPNRLPAGLHALVQFPEAQDALLRLNP
- a CDS encoding MBL fold metallo-hydrolase, encoding MNRPQDRQAPQPGRSRNAVKVMRSGMRRYPRELWQSVRPRYRQVDAVASWTVPTEFEEQPIAAAWLGHATVLLRLNGKTILTDPVLSHRIGPCVGKMKVGISRLCELPAEPEHLPPIDIIAISHAHFDHLDKNTLARLVSPQTTVITARHTKRLIPKGFRRVIELGWDRAITVQGLRFTAIRPRHWGARSAWDQHRGYNSYLIESDPRRVLYAGDTALTPAFSHLNDVDLAIFGIGAYDPWEEAHATPEQVWSMFNSCGGRLLLPVHHSTFKLSDEHHDEPLERLIAVAGDDGLGKIIRCAPGDVWWQAALREPSAAS
- a CDS encoding efflux RND transporter periplasmic adaptor subunit → MDEQVVSISASTSAEVEGSGPLRPGHGVDAFLSDLIKRQCGLVQAVAGVVLLRPTREQPSGATIRHEVDGRFNITPRHYRRLTELATRAAQQSRPLIDHIAADTGLLSAAPEYRVLAAPLMLAGRPHGASVCIVPDRSERELEESLKRLELSTIAFEAFLWRQQAFIEAESKIQLREALDLLDKSNQGHDTSEMAAMFCNELQRRFGCTRVSIGLIHGHAVRVVAIGGSEHLDKRSELAEALEAVMEECADQDTEIRYPQPPDADASERRVVRAHASLSERYGPCSIASFPLRIEDGLIGVVVMERDPSDPFNDSTLRLLRLIAEYIGPTVWTRRMADRGVLAVSRDRAIDLSETLVGPQKTGPKVFALVALLVLAISLLVPVRDRAVGTGRVEADLRREIAVPYAGRLEEVFVTPGDRVEAGVTPLFRLDTREAKLQLQSTIGEVQRLRTQADDARYRGKMAEAAQFDARILAAQADIDLYRYQIDSATVVAPISGIVTVGDLTDRLGQIVQPERPIMEVAQLDSITAVAMIPESGIARVAVGQRGALAITARPGDKVGFEVVRITPAAEMFEQKNVYRVEVELIDHPEWLRPGMEGQAKIWGQRTNLFTIYTRPLFDALRLRWWW
- a CDS encoding class IV adenylate cyclase; the protein is MQNVEFKAELRDLEVARSQCRALGAGFVRVLAQTDTYFRIPDGRLKKRVVPGEPVEWIFYHRNDRPTSKMSHFMLYSDEQAKARWGVLPLREWLVVRKTRELWLLGHVRIHLDRVEELGTFIEFEAQVSRKNHVKACHERIAELRSAFSPILGEAIAGGYANLLDRLRHEPVDEPDRK